CTGGGGGACCTGACCCTCACCCTTGGTCAGGCGGGGCACCTACCGGGAAGCGCCTTCGTGGTGGCCCAGGGGGAGGGGAAGACCCTGGTCTATAGTGGGGACCTGGGCAACCGGCAAAAAACCGTCCTCCCCGACCCCTCCCTGCCTCCTAAGGCGGACCTGGTCCTAAGCGAGGGCACCTATGGGGACCGGCCCCACCGCTCCTTCACCGCCACGGTGGGGGAGTTTTTGGAGATTTTGGAACGAACCCTGGGCCAAGGCGGCAAGGTCTTCATTCCCTCCTTTGCCGTGGAGCGCGCCCAGGAAATCCTCTTCCTCCTCTACGAAAACGGCCACCTGTTGCCCGAGGCCCCCATCTACCTGGACTCCCCCATGGCCGAGCGGGTCCTTGCCCTCTATCCCCGGCTGGTGCGCTACTTCAGCGAGGAGGTGCAGGCTTACTTCCTATCCGGCAAGAACCCCTTCCGTCCCAAGAGGCTAGAGGTGGTGGAAAGCGCCGAGGAATCCAAGGCCCTAAGCCGCCAACCTGGCCCTATGGTGATCCTCGCGGGAAGCGGCATGCTCACCGGAGGGCGGATCCTTCACCATCTCAAACATGGCCTTTCCGATCCCAAAAACGCCCTGGTCTTCGTGGGTTACCAGCCTCGAGGGGGCCTAGGAGCCGAGATCATCCAAAGGCCCGAACGCATTCGCCTCCTGGGCCAGGAGGTGCCCCTTAGGGCCAGCGTCCACACCCTGGGGGGTTTCTCAGGACATGCCGGGCAGGATGAGCTTCTGGACTGGCTGGAGGGGCATCCCCGGGTAGCCCTGGTGCACGGGGAAGAGGAAGCCTTGGAAAAGTTGGCCTCCCTTTTGGCCCAAAGGGGGCAGGAGGCCCGGCTGGCCCGCTTCGGGGAGGCTATAGAGGTATGATACCCTTTCCTCTTGTTTCCTTCGCTAAGCCCCAACGAGATGACGCCTACCGGAGGCCCTTTCCGGGGCCCCCACCCTGGCNNNNNNNNNNGCCACCCCCTTGGCCCTCAAGCCGGTCTAAAGCCCAGCCTCTCCAGGACCATGCGGGTGGCAGGGCTTTTGTTGAGGGTGTAGAAGTGCACCCCCTCCACCCCAGCCTCTAAAAGCTCCGCCACCTGGCGGGCGGCATGCTCCACCCCGATCTCCAGAATGGCCTTGGGGTCCTCCTGGTGCCTCTCCAGTTGGGAAAGGAGAGGACCAGGGATGCTGGCCCCACAGACCTCGGTAAAGCGGCGAAGCTGGGGGTAGCTGGTGATGGGCATGATGCCTGGGAGGATGGGGATTCCTATGCCCACCCGCCTGGCCCTTTCCAGGAAGCCGAAGTAGTGGGCATTGTTGAAGAAAAGCTGGGTAATGGCGAAGTCCAAACCCGCCTCCACCTTGGCCTTGAAGTGGAGGAGGTCGGCCTCGAGGCTCGGGCTTTCCGGGTGCCCCTCGGGGTAGGCAGCCCCACCCACGGAGACCCCTTCCCCATACCGCTCCCGGATGGAGGCCACCAACTCCGAGGCATAGCGGAACCCCTCGGGATGGGGTCTAAAGACCCTTTCCCCTTGCGAAGGATCCCCCCTAAGGGCCAGGATGTTCTCCACCCCCACCTCCACGAAGCGGTCCAGGACCTCCGCCACCTCCTTCCGGCTCTGCCCGGCCACGGTGAGGTGGGCAAGGGGGTTTAGCCCCAAGTCCAAAATGCGCTTGGCCCAAAGGACGCTCCTTTCCCGGGTGCTCCCCATGGCCCCGTAGGTGATGGAAACGAAGGCGGGCCGGAAGGGCTTAAGCTCCTCCATGGTGCGGAAAAGGGCCTCCTCCCCTTCCGGGGTCTTGGGGGGGAAGAACTCAAAGGAAAAAAGGGGCCCCTTGCGCGCCTTTAGGAGGTCCCGTATTTTCATGCGCAAGAGTGTAGCCCCTCCTCCCCCCCAGGTCAAGGTGGCAAAATGGGGGTATGGTAGAGGTTCCGGAAATCCCCAAGGTGGAAGGTTTGGAGCTCCCGGCCAAGGAGACCGCCTTAATCGTGGTGGACATGCAAAACGACTTCGCCCACCCGCAAGGGGCCCTTTTCGTGCCCGATGCCCCCAAAAGCGTCCCCGCCATCCGGCTCCTTCTGGAAAGGGCGCGGCGGGCGGGTACGCGGGTGGTCTACACCCAGGACTGGCACCGGGAGGACGATCCCGAGTTCCAGATCTGGCCCCGGCATGCGGTGGCCGGCACCTGGGGGGCGGAGATCCTGGAGGAGCTTCGCCCCGAACCGGGGGACCTGGTGGTCCAGAAAGTGCGCTACGACGCCTTCTACGGCACCCCCTTGGACCATTACCTCCACCTCTGGGGGATTAAGAACGTGGTGGTGACGGGCACCGTGGCCAACATCTGCGTGCTCCACACCGCAGGTTCCGCCGCCTTGCGCTGGTACCGGGTGGTCCTCCCGGAAGACGCCACCAGCGCCCTTACCCCCTTTGACCTCCAGGCTGCCTTGCGCCAGATCACCTTCCTCTACCAGGGCAAGGTAACCCGGGCCGAAGGGGTGCGGTTTGTCTAGGCACCTGGCCTCGAGGTTCCGCCTGAGGCGGCCCAGGGTCTGGCCGGTGGGGGATTTGGGCCTACGCCGGAAAGCCAAGGGGCTCCTTGGTGGGAAGACCCCGGCGCTTCCTGCCTTGGGCGAGCCCCTCCGGCCCTACCCTCGCCACCAGGCTTGGTACCTATGGCGAACCCTGGATTAACCCCCTTGGCCCAGGCGGAAGGCGAAGGGGAGGTCCGCCTCCTGAGGCAGGCCCAGGACCTGGGCTTTCCCGTGGTGGAAACCTGGGTGGTGGGGCTATGGGAGGAGTTTGCCCGCCTCAACAACCTTCCTGAGCGCATCCAAAGGCTTTTCCAAGGCGTCTTCGGCGTGCGCATAGACGAGGAACGCCTCCTCCTGGCAGCCGAAGAAGCGGAAAGGGCGGTGCGGGAAAGCTACCTGTTGCCGGAACGGGCCGAGGCCTTTCTCCATGCCCTACAGGGGAAGGATCCCTTCCTCCTTCGCCGGCCCGGGGAAGGCCGCTACCGGCTGGCCCATACCCCCCAGGAAGCCCTCTTCGCCCTAAAACGGCTTTGGGCGGAGGCCTTTAGGGTGGAGGCCATCTTGGAGCGCTATCCCTTTCTCTTTCCTCCCTCGGCTCCCGTCTTGGTTCAGGCCCTGGACACCCCCGGCAAGGACCCCCTCCTCGAGGTCCAGGAAGACCCTTTCCTCTCTTTGGATCTCCTTGAGGCCTTGGGGGAAAGGGTGGTCGCCTACACCTGGGGAGGCCTCCTCTTGCGGATAGAATCCCAACATGGTGGATAGCCACCTTCATACCCCCCTTTGCGGCCACGCCCAGGGAGCCCCTGGGGAGTATCTCTTCCACGCCCGCAAGGCAGGGCTAAAGGGCGTGGTCTTCACCGACCACAGCCCCATGCCCTCCTGGTACGACCCCACGAGCCGCATGCGCCTCGAGGCCCTCCCCTTTTACCTTCTGGCCCTGGAAAGGGTCCGGGAGGAACACCCGGACCTCTACATAGGGATTGGCCTCGAGGCGGACTTCCACGAGGGGACCCAGGGCTTTGTGGCCACCCTTCTCAAGGGCTACCCCTTTGACTACGTGATTGGGAGCGTCCACTACCTGGGGGCCTGGCCCTTGGACCATCCCGACCACCAGGAGGAGTACACCTGGCGGGAACTGAGGGAGATTTTCCAAGCCTACTTCCAGGAGGTGGAGAAGGCCGCCAGAAGCGGGCTCTTCCACGCCATCGGCCACCTAGACCTGCCCAAGAAGTTCGGCCACCACCTGCCCGAGGAGGTCCTCTTGGACCTTGCCGAACCGGCCCTTCAGGCCATAGCGGAGGAGGGGCTTTTCCTGGACGTGAACACCGCCGGGCTCAGGAACCCGGCCAAGGAGATCTACCCCGCCCCCTTCCTCCTCAGGCGGGCCCGGGAGCTGGGTATTGGGGTAGTGCTGGGCTCCGATGCCCACCGGCCAGAGCAGGTGGGGCATGCCTTCCCTGAAGCGGTGGCGCTTTTGCTGGACCTGGGGTATCGGGAAGCCCACTACTTCCAAGGGGGAAAGCCCTTAGCCTACCCCTTGTCCAGGGCCTCATAAACCCGCTCTCTCAGGGTACCCAGGTCCAGGTCTTCCCGCCGTCCCGAGGCCCATTCGTACGCCCTCACCGCCGCCACCAACCGGGAAAAGGCCTCGGCGCAAGGGTTGGGAGCCGGGGCCTCATACTCCATGAAGGTGACCCGCTCGTAGTCCTCGGCGTACTCTTCCTCTTCCGCCTTCACGCACTCCCAATAGCGGCGCAACGCCTCCTCCACATGGAGGCGGGCCTGCTCCAAGGCCGTCAAGGTCCTTCACCACCTTTGCGGCTTTGGAACCTCAGGCTTGCCGCAGGGATAGGGCCTTCCTGGAAGCGCTCCTCCCGCCAGGGGTCGCCCCGGAAATGGTAACCCAGCCCTTCCCAAAAGCCCAACTCCAGATGGTCCAAAAGTTCTATGCTCCGCACCCACTTGGCGCTTTTCCAAGCGTAAAGGTGGGGCACCAAAAGCCGCACCGGCCCACCGCGTTCCAAAGGCAGGGGCTTGCCGTAAAGGGTATGGGCAAGGAGAACGTCCTCCCGCAGGAGGTCCTCCAGGAAGAGGTTGGTGGTGTAGCCCCCGTAACAGTGGACCAAGGCGGCTACCGCCTGGGGCTTAGGCTTGGCCTTCAGCAAAAGATCCTTCACCCGCACCCCTTTCCAAGCCACGTCCAGGCGGCTCCAGCGGGTCACGCAGTGGAAATCCCGGGTGAGCTCCACCTGGGGTAGCCCCAGAAGCTCCTGGTAGGTGAGGGTAAGGGGCTCTTCCACCAGGCCAAGAAGGGAAAAGCGCCACTCCTCGGGGGAAACCCTGGGCTCCTCCCCATAGGTGAGGATGGGGAAGCGCTCCGTCACCACCTGGCCGGGGGGGATACGGTCCATACCCCCAGGTTAAGACCCGCTCCGGGGCCTAAAAGCAACCTGGCTCACCGGCTTTGGTAGCGGATCACCTCCACCTTCTCCAAGGTGACCAAACCCTCCTTCACCATCCCATCCAATACGGGCAGGAAGGCCCGGATCTTCTCCTCCGTATCCACGATCTCGATCATGACGGGCAGGTCCTCGGAAAGCTGCAGCACCTTGGCGGTGTGGATGCGGGAGTGTCCGCCGAAACCCATGAAGCCCTTAAACACCGTGGCCCCGGCCAGGCCCTGGCGCTTGGCCTCGAGGACGATGGCCTCGTAGAGGGGTTTCCCCCCATGCCGGTCCGACTCCCCCACGAAGATGCGCAGGAGCTTGGCCTCCCCTTCCAGCTTCATACCCCTAGGCTACCAGGGCCCCGCCCAGGCGGTAGCCCAAAAGCACCAGGAAAAGGCCCAGGAAGACGCTGAAAAAAACGTATAGAAAGGCCCTCCAGGCCTCACCATCTTGGAAGAGGGCCAGGGTTTCGTAGCTGAAGGTGGAAAAGGTGGTGAACCCCCCTAATACCCCCACCGCCAGGAAGAGGCGCCCTTCCCCGGAAAGGGCCCCCTCCAGGGATAGGCGGATCACCACGCCGATAAGAAAGCTGCCCAAGGCGTTGATCAAGAGGGTGCTATAGGGAAAGCTAGGCCCGGTGAGGGCCTGCACCCAGACCCCAAGCCCATAGCGTAAGAGGGAGCCCAAGGCTCCCCCCAAGGCCACCAGGAGATACCGCTCCACCCCCAAAGTATATTGGGACCATGAAGCCCAAGACCCTTTCCCCCATCCTCACCGCCAAGGGGGTGCGCCTGGCCATCGCCGTGGGCCGGTTCAACGAGCGGGTGACCAAGATGCTCTTGGAAGGGGCCCTCGAGGCCTATGCCCGCCTGGGGGGGGACCCCGGCGAGGTCCTGGTGGCCTGGGTACCGGGTTCCTTTGAACTCCCCCTGGTGGCCAAGCGCCTGGCGTTGCGCCCCGACGTGGATGCGGTGGTGGCCCTAGGGGCCGTGGTGCGGGGGGAAACCCCCCACTTTGAGTACGTGGCCACCCAGGCTGCCTCGGGCCTCATGCAGGCCATGCTGCAGACGGAAAAGCCCATCGTCTTCGGCGTCCTCACCACCAATACCCCAGAGGAGGCCCAGGAGAGGGCCGGGGGCAAGGCGGGGAACAAGGGAGCCGAGGCGGTCTTCACCGCCATTGAGATGGTGCGGCTTCTAGAGGCTATTTCCCGGTGAACAGGGCCCGGGCGTAGCGCAGGTGCAGGTAGAGGAAGCACCCCAAGCAGAAGCCGAAGGCCAGGTTAATGAAGGCCAGGAGGGCCACCAAAAGGGCCAGGCCATAACCGACCCCCTTTAGGCCGAGAAGGAGGAACAAGGAAGCCAGTCCCAAAAACACCGCCCCCAGGGTACGGGCGAAGCGGTGGGGCCTGGGGTCCTCCTCCACCAGCCTGGGGGGGATGCCCAGGGCCCGCTTGAGGGCCACCATCAGGTCCCAAGGGGTATGTTGGCTGGCCATCAGGAGGAAAAGAAGATAGACCAAAAGGGGAAGGTCCAAAAGCGCCGCCAAGGGCAGAAGAAGGCTAAGCAGCACCTGGTTAAAGCGGAGCTGGTTCCGGTCCGTCTTCATGGGACCAGTATACACCTGAGCCTGTGAAGAATAGGGGTAAAGGCACGCTTTGCGGAACCCCAGGGCACAATAGAGGCATGGTTCCCCTCCTCACCACCCCGCTACCGGTACCCCATGGCTTCACCACCCGTCTGGGCGGGGTTTCCGAAGGCCCCTTCCAAAGCCTGAACCTCTCCGCCGCCACCGGGGACGCCCCCGAAAGGGTGGCCGAAAACCAAAGGCGGGTCCTGTCCCTTTTTGGCCACCCCCCGGTGGCCGGGCTCAAGCAGGTGCACGGAACGGAGATCCACCTGGTGGAAGGCCCTGGGGTTTGGGAAGGAGATGGCCTCCTCACCCAAACCCCTGGACTCCTCCTCCGGGTGGGGGTAGCGGACTGCTACCCTCTTTTGCTTTACCACCCAAAAGGCGCGGTGGCGGCCCTGCATGCCGGCTGGCGGGGGGTGGTGGGGGGTATCCTGCCTCGAGCCTTAGAGCTCCTAGAGAGGCTGGGGCTGGATCCAGAGGAGACCCACCTGGCCATCGGCCCTGGCATTGGGGGCCGGTGCTACCAGGTGGGGGAGGAGGTGGCAAAGCGGTTCGCCCAAGCGGGTCTAGGCACCTTTACCCCGGACCCCACCACCCCCGGGAAGTACCTTCTGGACCTGGAAAGGGCCCTCCTCCTCCAGGCGGAAAAGGCCGGGCTTTCCCCGGAAAGGATCCACCGGGTGGGCCTCTGCACCCACTGCGAACCCACCCTCTTCTCCCACCGCCGCGACCGGGGGAGGACGGGGCGGATGTGGGGGCTCATCATGCTCCCCCGTTAAGGGCTCGTTAACCCCGCCGTGGCACAATGGAAGCATGCTCTTCCCCCGGGCGGTCCTGCCCTCCCTCCTCCACCTCACCCCAAAGTGGCTAAAGGAACGAGGCCTTAAGGGGGTGATCCTGGACCTGGACAACACCCTCCTGCCTTACGGGGAGGAGACACCTTTGCCGGAGCACCGGGCCTGGTTGGAGGCCTTAAAGGCTGAGGTTCCCGTTTATCTTCTCTCCAATGCCTTGCCCGAACGCTTCCGCCGCATCCAAGAACAGCTGGGCCTTCCCGGCCACGCCCCCGCCTTAAAGCCTTGGTTGGGGTTTAAAAGGGCCCTGGAGGTCCTGGGACTTCCCGCCCGGGAAGTAGCGGTGGTGGGGGACCAGGTTTTCACCGATGTCCTTGGGGGCAACCTGGTGGGCGCCTACACGGTCTTGGTGCCCCCCTTGCGGGAAAGGGAATTCTTTTACACCCGTTTCATACGGATGCTGGAGGCTCCATTTAGAACGCCACGGGGAGGACTGGGATGAGCGTGCTGACCATCGGCGATAAACGACTGGGTGCCATCCTGTTGGATGCCGGCCTCCTCACCGACGAGGAGCTCCAGATGGCCCTGGAGAAGCACCGGGAGGTGGGAGGCTCCTTGGCGGAGGTCATCGTGGACTCGGGCCTTCTCTCCGAAAGGCGCATCGCCCAGGCCATTGAGGACCATTTCGGCATCCCCTTGGTGGAGCTTCATACCTTGGAGATCCCCCCCAGGGTGAAGGCCCTTTTGCCGGCGGAGAAGGCCAAGGAGCTCCAGGCCATCCCCTTTGCCCTGGACGAGGAGGCGGGCGTGGTGCGGGTGGCCTTCGTGAACCCCCTGGACACCCTGGCCCTCGAGGAGGTAGAGGACCTCACGGGGATGGTGGTGGAGCCCTACCAGGCCACCAAGAGCGCCTTCCTCTATGCCTTGGCTAAGAACTACCCAGAGCTCGGCCTGCCCCTACCCCCTCCCCCCAGCGGCCCTAGCCGGGAGGAGCTGAGGGTGGGCGAGCTTTTGGTGCAAAAGGGCCTTTTGGACCGGAACACCCTGGAGGAAGCCCTGGTGGAGCAGGA
This DNA window, taken from Thermus caldifontis, encodes the following:
- a CDS encoding MBL fold metallo-hydrolase — protein: MRIVPFGAAREVTGSCHLLLAEGRRVLLDCGMFQGREEGKNHAPFGFEPKAVEAVVLTHAHLDHVGRLPKLFREGYQGPVYATQATFLLMRIILEDALKVMEEPFFDEGDVEGVFRHAHPLEYGAWLRLGDLTLTLGQAGHLPGSAFVVAQGEGKTLVYSGDLGNRQKTVLPDPSLPPKADLVLSEGTYGDRPHRSFTATVGEFLEILERTLGQGGKVFIPSFAVERAQEILFLLYENGHLLPEAPIYLDSPMAERVLALYPRLVRYFSEEVQAYFLSGKNPFRPKRLEVVESAEESKALSRQPGPMVILAGSGMLTGGRILHHLKHGLSDPKNALVFVGYQPRGGLGAEIIQRPERIRLLGQEVPLRASVHTLGGFSGHAGQDELLDWLEGHPRVALVHGEEEALEKLASLLAQRGQEARLARFGEAIEV
- the metF gene encoding methylenetetrahydrofolate reductase [NAD(P)H], which codes for MKIRDLLKARKGPLFSFEFFPPKTPEGEEALFRTMEELKPFRPAFVSITYGAMGSTRERSVLWAKRILDLGLNPLAHLTVAGQSRKEVAEVLDRFVEVGVENILALRGDPSQGERVFRPHPEGFRYASELVASIRERYGEGVSVGGAAYPEGHPESPSLEADLLHFKAKVEAGLDFAITQLFFNNAHYFGFLERARRVGIGIPILPGIMPITSYPQLRRFTEVCGASIPGPLLSQLERHQEDPKAILEIGVEHAARQVAELLEAGVEGVHFYTLNKSPATRMVLERLGFRPA
- a CDS encoding nicotinamidase: MVEVPEIPKVEGLELPAKETALIVVDMQNDFAHPQGALFVPDAPKSVPAIRLLLERARRAGTRVVYTQDWHREDDPEFQIWPRHAVAGTWGAEILEELRPEPGDLVVQKVRYDAFYGTPLDHYLHLWGIKNVVVTGTVANICVLHTAGSAALRWYRVVLPEDATSALTPFDLQAALRQITFLYQGKVTRAEGVRFV
- a CDS encoding histidinol-phosphatase HisJ family protein is translated as MVDSHLHTPLCGHAQGAPGEYLFHARKAGLKGVVFTDHSPMPSWYDPTSRMRLEALPFYLLALERVREEHPDLYIGIGLEADFHEGTQGFVATLLKGYPFDYVIGSVHYLGAWPLDHPDHQEEYTWRELREIFQAYFQEVEKAARSGLFHAIGHLDLPKKFGHHLPEEVLLDLAEPALQAIAEEGLFLDVNTAGLRNPAKEIYPAPFLLRRARELGIGVVLGSDAHRPEQVGHAFPEAVALLLDLGYREAHYFQGGKPLAYPLSRAS
- a CDS encoding sulfite oxidase-like oxidoreductase is translated as MDRIPPGQVVTERFPILTYGEEPRVSPEEWRFSLLGLVEEPLTLTYQELLGLPQVELTRDFHCVTRWSRLDVAWKGVRVKDLLLKAKPKPQAVAALVHCYGGYTTNLFLEDLLREDVLLAHTLYGKPLPLERGGPVRLLVPHLYAWKSAKWVRSIELLDHLELGFWEGLGYHFRGDPWREERFQEGPIPAASLRFQSRKGGEGP
- a CDS encoding DUF190 domain-containing protein, with amino-acid sequence MKLEGEAKLLRIFVGESDRHGGKPLYEAIVLEAKRQGLAGATVFKGFMGFGGHSRIHTAKVLQLSEDLPVMIEIVDTEEKIRAFLPVLDGMVKEGLVTLEKVEVIRYQSR
- the crcB gene encoding fluoride efflux transporter CrcB, whose product is MERYLLVALGGALGSLLRYGLGVWVQALTGPSFPYSTLLINALGSFLIGVVIRLSLEGALSGEGRLFLAVGVLGGFTTFSTFSYETLALFQDGEAWRAFLYVFFSVFLGLFLVLLGYRLGGALVA
- the ribH gene encoding 6,7-dimethyl-8-ribityllumazine synthase produces the protein MKPKTLSPILTAKGVRLAIAVGRFNERVTKMLLEGALEAYARLGGDPGEVLVAWVPGSFELPLVAKRLALRPDVDAVVALGAVVRGETPHFEYVATQAASGLMQAMLQTEKPIVFGVLTTNTPEEAQERAGGKAGNKGAEAVFTAIEMVRLLEAISR
- a CDS encoding DUF4395 family protein: MKTDRNQLRFNQVLLSLLLPLAALLDLPLLVYLLFLLMASQHTPWDLMVALKRALGIPPRLVEEDPRPHRFARTLGAVFLGLASLFLLLGLKGVGYGLALLVALLAFINLAFGFCLGCFLYLHLRYARALFTGK
- the pgeF gene encoding peptidoglycan editing factor PgeF yields the protein MVPLLTTPLPVPHGFTTRLGGVSEGPFQSLNLSAATGDAPERVAENQRRVLSLFGHPPVAGLKQVHGTEIHLVEGPGVWEGDGLLTQTPGLLLRVGVADCYPLLLYHPKGAVAALHAGWRGVVGGILPRALELLERLGLDPEETHLAIGPGIGGRCYQVGEEVAKRFAQAGLGTFTPDPTTPGKYLLDLERALLLQAEKAGLSPERIHRVGLCTHCEPTLFSHRRDRGRTGRMWGLIMLPR
- a CDS encoding YqeG family HAD IIIA-type phosphatase, whose amino-acid sequence is MLFPRAVLPSLLHLTPKWLKERGLKGVILDLDNTLLPYGEETPLPEHRAWLEALKAEVPVYLLSNALPERFRRIQEQLGLPGHAPALKPWLGFKRALEVLGLPAREVAVVGDQVFTDVLGGNLVGAYTVLVPPLREREFFYTRFIRMLEAPFRTPRGGLG